One window from the genome of Nocardioides panaciterrulae encodes:
- a CDS encoding histidine phosphatase family protein: MGVVLLVRHGQASFGADDYDVLSETGWEQSRLLGAWLAERKVAPDVVWRGAMRRHRETAEGMLAGAAWEVPVEVDPGWDEFDHLGVVAAFPGAPAGDAMRAGDRREFQRLFERATARWSAGGHDEDYPESYPAFLARVRAALDRACAAAGPGGTVVAVSSGGPIAAACAALVDPTGEDPAVLARLWARFNTVTVNSSVTRVVVGPTGPRLLTFNEHPHLEGEHLTYR, translated from the coding sequence ATGGGGGTCGTGCTGCTGGTCCGGCACGGGCAGGCGTCCTTCGGCGCCGACGACTACGACGTGCTCTCGGAGACCGGCTGGGAGCAGAGCCGGTTGCTCGGGGCGTGGCTGGCCGAGCGCAAGGTGGCCCCCGACGTCGTGTGGCGCGGCGCGATGCGCCGGCACCGGGAGACCGCCGAGGGGATGCTGGCCGGCGCCGCGTGGGAGGTGCCGGTGGAGGTCGACCCCGGGTGGGACGAGTTCGACCACCTCGGCGTGGTCGCCGCCTTCCCGGGCGCACCCGCGGGTGATGCGATGCGGGCCGGTGACCGGCGCGAGTTCCAGCGGCTCTTCGAGCGTGCCACCGCGCGGTGGAGCGCCGGCGGGCACGACGAGGACTATCCGGAGTCCTACCCGGCGTTCCTCGCCCGGGTCCGCGCCGCGCTCGACCGCGCCTGCGCGGCCGCGGGGCCGGGCGGGACCGTGGTCGCGGTCAGCTCGGGCGGCCCGATCGCGGCCGCCTGCGCCGCACTGGTCGACCCGACCGGCGAGGACCCCGCCGTGCTGGCGCGGTTGTGGGCCCGGTTCAACACGGTCACGGTGAACTCCTCGGTGACCAGGGTGGTGGTCGGCCCGACCGGTCCGCGGCTGCTCACCTTCAACGAGCACCCGCACCTCGAGGGCGAGCACCTCACCTACCGCTGA
- a CDS encoding TetR family transcriptional regulator, with translation MPRNVLIMDVLDSLLDALFRLVVGRGDLAPSLRALAADAGMSPAGVVHHFGSRQHALHLAVARWSKQRAEDLPWVGGPEDLVRLLPEREDQVHDAAFDLALVAMGRGDEGIARSMAELRRARRLRLQRAVPHLDDAWLDLVVAALDGLLLARSLPGDPLKAEWARAALARLLELLPSEPSERAPAS, from the coding sequence ATGCCGCGCAACGTGCTGATCATGGACGTGCTGGACTCGCTGCTGGACGCGCTGTTCCGGCTGGTGGTCGGGCGCGGTGACCTCGCCCCGTCGCTGCGCGCCCTCGCCGCGGACGCGGGCATGAGCCCCGCCGGCGTGGTGCACCACTTCGGTTCCCGCCAGCACGCCCTGCACCTGGCCGTCGCCCGCTGGTCGAAGCAGCGGGCCGAGGACCTGCCGTGGGTCGGCGGGCCGGAGGACCTGGTGCGCCTGCTCCCGGAGCGCGAGGACCAGGTCCACGACGCCGCCTTCGACCTCGCGCTGGTCGCGATGGGCCGGGGCGACGAGGGCATCGCCCGGTCGATGGCCGAGCTCCGCCGGGCCCGGCGGCTTCGCCTGCAGCGGGCCGTGCCCCACCTCGACGACGCCTGGCTGGACCTCGTGGTCGCGGCGCTCGACGGGCTGCTCCTGGCCAGGTCGCTGCCCGGCGACCCGCTCAAGGCGGAGTGGGCCCGGGCGGCGCTCGCCCGGCTGCTCGAGCTGCTGCCCAGCGAGCCCAGCGAGCGCGCCCCAGCCTCCTGA
- a CDS encoding PadR family transcriptional regulator, with amino-acid sequence MSVKQALLALLEQEPMYGYQLRTEFEQRTGSTWPLNVGQVYTTLTRLERDGLVETAAADEPADGGATHGAIYRITAAGREEVAAWFTTPVARTQPPRDELAIKLALAVTVPGVDVGQVIQQQRGATMTALQDYTRLKRRGAGAAGDGRHELAWSLVLDSLIFAAEAEIRWLDHCEARLRRAAAERRAAATAAPSAPSASSAPPASSAPTEPAETRDGTR; translated from the coding sequence ATGTCGGTGAAGCAGGCGCTGCTCGCGCTGCTGGAGCAGGAGCCGATGTACGGCTACCAGCTGCGCACGGAGTTCGAGCAGCGGACGGGGTCGACCTGGCCGCTCAACGTCGGGCAGGTCTACACGACCCTGACCCGGCTCGAGCGGGACGGGCTGGTCGAGACCGCGGCGGCGGACGAGCCCGCGGACGGGGGTGCGACGCACGGGGCGATCTACCGGATCACCGCCGCGGGGCGCGAGGAGGTGGCGGCCTGGTTCACCACGCCGGTGGCCCGCACCCAGCCGCCGCGAGACGAGCTCGCGATCAAGCTGGCGCTGGCCGTGACGGTCCCGGGGGTCGACGTCGGCCAGGTCATCCAGCAGCAGCGGGGCGCGACGATGACGGCGCTGCAGGACTACACCCGGCTCAAGCGGCGGGGAGCGGGCGCGGCGGGGGACGGGCGCCACGAGCTGGCCTGGAGCCTGGTGCTGGACTCGCTGATCTTCGCCGCCGAGGCCGAGATCCGCTGGCTCGACCACTGCGAGGCCCGCCTGCGGCGCGCCGCCGCCGAGCGCCGGGCCGCGGCGACCGCGGCGCCCTCCGCGCCCTCCGCGTCCTCCGCGCCCCCCGCGTCCTCCGCGCCGACCGAGCCCGCCGAGACCCGGGACGGCACCCGGTGA
- a CDS encoding ABC transporter ATP-binding protein, translated as MHPVMDPVLQLVQVTRVHGQGATEVVALREVSFAAHAGELVAVMGPSGSGKSTLLTLAGGLDEPTSGAVRVEGSDLATLGHPGRARMRRTSIGYVFQDFNLIPALTAAENVALPLELDGVRAREARRAARAALDEVGIGDLADRFPDEMSGGQQQRVAIARAVVGERRLILADEPTGALDTQTGEDVLTLLRARCDAGAAGVLVTHEARHAAWADRVVFLRDGVVVDESGSLPVDALLEPGLLGGPA; from the coding sequence ATGCACCCGGTGATGGACCCGGTGCTGCAGCTGGTGCAGGTGACCCGGGTGCACGGGCAGGGGGCGACCGAGGTGGTCGCCCTGCGGGAGGTCTCGTTCGCGGCCCACGCCGGCGAGCTGGTGGCGGTGATGGGCCCCTCGGGCTCCGGCAAGTCGACGCTACTCACGCTGGCCGGCGGGCTGGACGAGCCGACCTCGGGCGCGGTGCGCGTCGAGGGCAGCGACCTGGCCACGCTCGGCCACCCGGGACGCGCGCGGATGCGGCGTACCTCGATCGGCTACGTCTTCCAGGACTTCAACCTGATCCCGGCGCTGACCGCGGCGGAGAACGTCGCGCTGCCGCTCGAGCTCGACGGCGTCCGGGCCCGCGAGGCCCGCCGCGCCGCGCGCGCCGCGCTGGACGAGGTCGGGATCGGCGACCTGGCCGACCGGTTCCCCGACGAGATGTCCGGCGGGCAGCAGCAGCGGGTGGCGATCGCCCGGGCGGTGGTCGGCGAGCGCCGGCTGATCCTGGCCGACGAACCCACCGGGGCGCTGGACACCCAGACCGGCGAGGACGTGCTGACGCTGCTGCGTGCTCGTTGCGACGCCGGCGCCGCCGGTGTGCTGGTCACGCACGAGGCCCGGCACGCGGCCTGGGCCGACCGGGTGGTCTTCCTCCGCGACGGCGTCGTGGTGGACGAGTCCGGCTCGCTGCCGGTCGACGCGCTGCTCGAGCCGGGCCTGCTGGGGGGACCGGCGTGA
- a CDS encoding FtsX-like permease family protein → MSRWWAGWRLALRLARREALRARGRSVLVLVMIALPVLGVTAADVLMKTQDVNTRESLDRRLGQAQARVSVQPGVDTVVQWIDPDRTATSDGSEDSVPLTAQQVSRTLGGARLVEERRGQVPVTTDDGRRDVAATGLDLRDPVTRGLYRLTAGRWPAAPGEVVVNAALTAQGYSLDGRLDVVGRPAARDPRIVGIAEDATARDYPQVAGPIGTFHDDTPGTTTWLVAGDPVTWDQVRALNRRGATVLSRAVVEDPPPMPPQIRQYVDQSNQSTIAVVVLVVVMALIEVVLLAGPAFAVGARRQSRSLALLAATGGTPPQARRVVLAGAVVLGGVAALVGVGAGIGAGRLLVPVLQARSGTWFGPFEVPWRHLAGIAAFGLASAVLAAAAPAWLASRQDVVAVLAGRRGDRKASLRSPILGVLLLGAGVAAAAYGASGGGSASAAYPIAGAAIVSVLGMVLLVPVVLVLVGRLARRLPLTLRYAARDAARHRSRTAPAVAAVAATVAGVVALGIAVASDEAQNAAHYDPFLAAGAGVVTAPQGVRTDWAAMRRVVEGDVPGAVVDRVRGLGTPGDGYTEVSLARHHEPLLWSYGTRFGADVLVSDGSLPAGLVGISGSDRRRAERALAAGGLVAFTDQGATDGPVRLRIRISDDRGRRQGRPVRATVPATVVPIGNTEGEPQAVVSSALADRLGLRVVPVGLTVGGTDISAAEQEAATEGLAAVDDGASFYVERGYVPDSSTLIIEWILFGLGAVLMLGGTLTATFLALSDARPDLATLAAVGAAPRTRRGVAASYATFVGVVGALLGVAVGFIPGVAITYPLTGADWSPGGAGAGAAHFLDVPWLLVLGLVVALPLLTAAVVGLCVRSRLPLVARLD, encoded by the coding sequence GTGAGCCGGTGGTGGGCCGGCTGGCGCCTGGCGCTCCGCCTGGCCCGGCGCGAGGCGCTGCGCGCACGGGGGCGCAGCGTGCTCGTGCTGGTGATGATCGCGCTGCCGGTGCTGGGCGTCACGGCCGCCGACGTGCTGATGAAGACCCAGGACGTCAACACCCGGGAGTCGCTCGACCGCCGCCTGGGCCAGGCCCAGGCCCGGGTGAGCGTCCAGCCGGGCGTGGACACCGTCGTGCAGTGGATCGACCCCGACCGGACCGCGACCTCGGACGGAAGCGAGGACTCCGTCCCGCTGACCGCCCAGCAGGTCTCCCGGACACTCGGCGGCGCCCGCCTGGTCGAGGAGCGGCGCGGCCAGGTCCCGGTCACCACCGACGACGGCCGGCGCGACGTCGCGGCGACCGGGCTCGACCTGCGCGACCCGGTCACGCGCGGGCTCTACCGGCTCACCGCCGGCCGCTGGCCCGCCGCGCCGGGTGAGGTGGTGGTCAACGCCGCGCTGACTGCGCAGGGCTACTCGCTCGACGGCCGCCTCGACGTGGTGGGTCGACCGGCCGCGCGCGATCCCCGGATCGTGGGGATCGCCGAGGACGCCACCGCCCGGGACTACCCGCAGGTCGCGGGCCCGATCGGCACCTTCCACGACGACACCCCCGGCACCACCACCTGGCTGGTGGCCGGCGACCCGGTGACCTGGGACCAGGTCCGGGCGCTGAACCGGCGGGGAGCCACAGTGCTGTCGCGCGCGGTGGTCGAGGACCCGCCGCCGATGCCGCCGCAGATCCGGCAGTACGTCGACCAGTCGAACCAGTCGACCATCGCGGTCGTGGTGCTCGTCGTGGTGATGGCGCTGATCGAGGTGGTGCTGCTGGCCGGTCCGGCGTTCGCGGTCGGCGCACGCCGGCAGTCCCGCTCGCTGGCGCTGCTGGCGGCCACCGGCGGCACCCCGCCCCAGGCGCGCCGGGTCGTGCTTGCCGGCGCGGTGGTGCTCGGCGGCGTCGCCGCGCTGGTCGGCGTGGGGGCGGGAATCGGCGCCGGACGGCTGCTCGTGCCGGTGCTGCAGGCACGGTCCGGCACCTGGTTCGGCCCGTTCGAGGTGCCGTGGCGGCACCTGGCCGGCATCGCGGCGTTCGGCCTGGCCAGCGCAGTCCTCGCGGCCGCGGCGCCGGCCTGGCTGGCCTCCCGCCAGGACGTGGTCGCGGTGCTGGCCGGCCGCCGCGGGGACCGGAAGGCCTCGCTGCGCTCGCCGATCCTCGGCGTGCTGCTGCTCGGCGCCGGGGTGGCGGCCGCGGCGTACGGCGCCTCGGGCGGCGGGAGCGCCAGCGCGGCGTACCCGATCGCGGGCGCGGCCATCGTGTCGGTGCTCGGGATGGTGCTGCTCGTGCCGGTCGTGCTCGTGCTGGTCGGCCGGCTGGCCCGACGGCTGCCGCTGACCCTGCGGTACGCCGCCCGCGACGCCGCGCGACACCGCTCCCGCACCGCGCCCGCCGTCGCCGCCGTGGCCGCGACCGTGGCCGGTGTGGTCGCGCTTGGGATCGCCGTGGCCAGCGACGAGGCGCAGAACGCCGCCCACTACGACCCCTTCCTGGCCGCCGGCGCCGGCGTCGTCACGGCCCCGCAGGGGGTCCGGACGGACTGGGCCGCGATGCGGCGGGTCGTGGAGGGCGACGTCCCCGGCGCCGTCGTGGACCGGGTCCGGGGGCTGGGGACACCCGGGGACGGCTACACCGAGGTGAGCCTGGCGCGTCACCACGAGCCGTTGCTGTGGAGCTACGGGACGAGGTTCGGCGCCGACGTGCTGGTCTCCGACGGGTCGCTGCCCGCCGGCCTCGTCGGCATCTCCGGCTCCGACCGGCGGCGGGCGGAGCGGGCGCTCGCGGCCGGTGGGTTGGTGGCGTTCACCGACCAGGGCGCGACCGACGGGCCGGTGCGGCTGCGGATCCGGATCTCGGACGATCGCGGCCGGAGACAGGGTCGACCGGTGCGGGCCACGGTCCCGGCCACCGTCGTACCGATCGGGAACACGGAAGGGGAGCCGCAGGCCGTGGTGTCCTCCGCCCTTGCCGACCGGCTCGGGCTGCGGGTGGTCCCGGTGGGGCTGACCGTGGGCGGCACCGACATCTCCGCGGCCGAGCAGGAGGCGGCCACCGAGGGGCTGGCCGCGGTCGACGACGGGGCCTCGTTCTACGTCGAGCGCGGCTACGTGCCGGACAGCTCGACGCTGATCATCGAGTGGATCCTCTTCGGGCTCGGGGCCGTGCTGATGCTCGGTGGCACGCTGACCGCGACGTTCCTGGCGCTCTCCGACGCCCGGCCCGACCTGGCCACGCTGGCCGCGGTGGGGGCCGCGCCCCGGACCCGGCGCGGGGTCGCCGCGTCGTACGCGACCTTCGTGGGGGTGGTCGGCGCGCTGCTCGGCGTGGCCGTCGGCTTCATCCCGGGGGTGGCGATCACCTATCCGCTGACCGGCGCCGACTGGTCGCCCGGCGGAGCGGGCGCCGGCGCGGCGCACTTCCTCGACGTCCCGTGGCTGCTGGTGCTCGGGCTGGTCGTCGCCCTCCCGCTGCTCACCGCCGCGGTCGTCGGGCTCTGCGTCCGCTCCCGGCTCCCCCTCGTCGCCCGGCTGGACTGA
- a CDS encoding TetR/AcrR family transcriptional regulator: MSSQAGTVRVPQEERTRAMRARLLEATVECLVERGFGGTSTTLVSERAGVSRGAQLHHFPTKNALVVAAVEHLTDVRAAELEKAAAALPTGPRRTRAVLQMLADHFTSPVFTAALELWVAARTDPALLAAVAPLEQRVGRETHRLTVDLLEADEARPGVRELVQATLDLVRGLGLANTITDDVRRRHRILDQWAATLDAALGATPQEDA, encoded by the coding sequence GTGAGCAGCCAGGCGGGGACCGTGCGGGTGCCCCAGGAGGAGCGGACCCGGGCGATGCGGGCCCGGCTGCTCGAGGCCACGGTCGAGTGCCTGGTCGAGCGTGGCTTCGGCGGGACCTCGACCACGCTGGTCTCCGAGCGGGCCGGGGTCAGCCGGGGCGCCCAGCTGCACCACTTCCCGACCAAGAACGCGCTGGTGGTCGCCGCGGTCGAGCACCTCACCGACGTCCGGGCGGCCGAGCTGGAGAAGGCGGCGGCCGCGCTGCCGACCGGGCCGCGGCGCACCCGCGCGGTGCTCCAGATGCTCGCCGACCACTTCACCTCCCCGGTCTTCACCGCGGCCCTCGAGCTGTGGGTGGCGGCCCGGACCGACCCGGCGCTGCTGGCGGCGGTCGCACCGCTGGAGCAGCGGGTGGGCCGCGAGACCCACCGGCTCACCGTCGACCTGCTCGAGGCCGACGAGGCCCGGCCGGGCGTGCGCGAGCTGGTGCAGGCCACGCTCGACCTGGTCCGCGGCCTGGGCCTGGCCAACACCATCACCGACGACGTCCGGCGCCGGCACCGGATCCTCGACCAGTGGGCGGCCACCCTCGACGCCGCGCTCGGCGCCACCCCGCAGGAGGACGCATGA
- a CDS encoding TIGR03084 family metal-binding protein: MTATSSLLDDLLADLAAEGDRLRDTVAGLDDSADGGWHTPTPAAGWDVAAQVAHLAWTDEAATAAATDKAAWDALVRQALGDPDGFVDAEAHRLAALPAADLLARWDRGRTTLAKALHDYPSGQKMPWFGPPMAPASMATARFMETWAHALDVYDALGAARPEPTDRIRHVAHLGVRTRDFAFGTHGLEPPAGEFRVELVAPSGALWTWGPEGADQRVSGPAYDFCLLVTRRVHRDDTDLVAAGADAERWLGLAQAFAGPPGEGRGRRG; the protein is encoded by the coding sequence ATGACCGCCACCAGCAGCCTGCTCGACGACCTGCTGGCCGACCTCGCCGCGGAGGGCGACCGGCTCCGCGACACGGTGGCCGGGCTCGACGACTCCGCCGACGGCGGCTGGCACACCCCGACCCCGGCGGCCGGCTGGGACGTCGCCGCCCAGGTCGCCCACCTCGCGTGGACCGACGAGGCGGCCACCGCCGCCGCCACCGACAAGGCGGCCTGGGACGCGCTGGTGCGGCAGGCCCTCGGCGACCCCGACGGGTTCGTGGACGCCGAGGCGCACCGGCTCGCCGCGCTCCCGGCCGCCGACCTGCTCGCCCGCTGGGACCGGGGGCGGACGACGCTGGCGAAGGCGCTCCACGACTACCCCTCGGGGCAGAAGATGCCGTGGTTCGGCCCGCCGATGGCGCCGGCGTCGATGGCGACCGCCCGGTTCATGGAGACCTGGGCACACGCGCTCGACGTGTACGACGCGCTCGGCGCCGCCCGGCCCGAGCCCACCGACCGGATCCGGCACGTGGCCCACCTCGGCGTGCGGACCAGGGACTTCGCGTTCGGCACCCACGGGCTCGAGCCGCCGGCCGGCGAGTTCCGCGTCGAGCTCGTCGCCCCGTCCGGGGCGCTGTGGACCTGGGGTCCCGAGGGCGCCGACCAGCGGGTCAGCGGCCCGGCGTACGACTTCTGCCTGCTGGTCACCCGGCGCGTGCACCGCGACGACACCGACCTGGTCGCCGCCGGGGCGGACGCGGAGCGCTGGCTCGGCCTGGCGCAGGCGTTCGCGGGCCCGCCCGGCGAGGGGCGCGGCCGGCGTGGCTGA
- a CDS encoding acyclic terpene utilization AtuA family protein produces MTDPGTGPLLVGNCSGFYGDRLSAMREMLEGSVGGRPLDVLTGDYLAELTMLILGKDTLKDPSLGYARTFVRQAEDCLGLALERGVRIVANAGGLNPAGLARRLREVAAGLGLDVAVAHVEGDDLRPVAAEHGWAGALTANAYLGGFGIAAALRGGADVVVTGRVTDASLVVGPAVAHFGWTPECYDELAGAVVAGHVLECGTQATGGNFSGFLGLARAGALSRPLGFPVAELAADGSSVITRADGAGGAVTVDTVTAQLVYEVQSTHYLGPDVTTELDSVRLEQVGPDRVAVTGVRGTAPPERLKVCLNELGGWRNTVEFVLTGLEVEEKERWLRDQLGPALTAASVSWTRGSFPAEDAATEEGASCLLRCTVMDPSPDPCGKAFTGPAVELALASYPGFTMTGPPAAPTPYGVYRAAFVDRGALTHTVVHADGRREVVPDPETFGEVPPDAGRRPSPYPAPADSLNRRLPLGTFVHARSGDKGGDANLGLWVAHEGPGHPEKYDARVTWLAKLITPKKIRELVPEAADLEIDVYVLPNLGAVNVVLRGLLGAGVAASTRFDPQAKGLGEWVRSRMVHIQEGLL; encoded by the coding sequence ATGACTGACCCGGGGACCGGCCCGCTGCTCGTCGGCAACTGCTCGGGCTTCTACGGCGACCGGCTCTCGGCGATGCGCGAGATGCTCGAGGGCTCGGTCGGGGGGCGACCCCTCGACGTGCTCACCGGCGACTACCTGGCCGAGCTCACGATGCTGATCCTGGGCAAGGACACGCTCAAGGACCCCTCCCTCGGCTACGCGCGGACCTTCGTCCGGCAGGCCGAGGACTGCCTCGGGCTGGCGCTCGAACGGGGGGTCCGGATCGTCGCCAACGCCGGCGGCCTCAACCCCGCCGGCCTGGCGCGGCGGCTGCGCGAGGTCGCGGCCGGCCTCGGCCTCGACGTCGCGGTCGCGCACGTCGAGGGTGACGACCTGCGTCCGGTCGCGGCGGAGCACGGCTGGGCGGGCGCGCTCACCGCCAACGCCTACCTGGGCGGCTTCGGCATCGCCGCCGCCCTGCGCGGCGGCGCGGACGTCGTGGTCACCGGCCGGGTCACCGACGCCTCGCTGGTGGTGGGGCCCGCGGTCGCCCACTTCGGCTGGACGCCGGAGTGCTACGACGAGCTCGCGGGCGCCGTCGTGGCTGGGCACGTCCTGGAGTGCGGGACGCAGGCGACCGGCGGCAACTTCTCCGGCTTCCTGGGCCTGGCTCGCGCCGGCGCGCTGTCCCGGCCGCTCGGCTTCCCGGTGGCCGAGCTCGCCGCCGACGGGTCCAGCGTGATCACCAGGGCAGACGGCGCCGGCGGCGCGGTCACCGTCGACACCGTGACCGCCCAGCTGGTCTACGAGGTCCAGTCGACCCACTACCTCGGCCCCGACGTCACCACCGAGCTCGACTCGGTCCGCCTCGAGCAGGTCGGACCGGACCGGGTCGCGGTCACCGGGGTGCGGGGGACGGCGCCGCCGGAGCGGCTGAAGGTCTGCCTCAACGAGCTCGGCGGGTGGCGCAACACGGTGGAGTTCGTGCTCACCGGACTGGAGGTCGAGGAGAAGGAGCGGTGGCTGCGCGACCAGCTCGGCCCCGCGCTGACCGCCGCGTCCGTGTCCTGGACCCGCGGGTCGTTCCCGGCCGAGGACGCGGCCACCGAGGAGGGTGCGTCCTGCCTGCTGCGGTGCACGGTCATGGACCCCTCCCCGGACCCGTGCGGCAAGGCGTTCACCGGCCCCGCGGTCGAGCTCGCGCTCGCGTCGTACCCCGGCTTCACGATGACCGGCCCGCCCGCCGCGCCCACGCCGTACGGCGTCTACCGGGCGGCGTTCGTCGACCGCGGGGCGCTCACGCACACCGTCGTGCACGCCGACGGCCGTCGTGAGGTCGTGCCCGACCCGGAGACGTTCGGCGAGGTGCCGCCCGACGCCGGCCGGCGGCCCTCGCCGTACCCCGCCCCCGCCGACTCGCTCAACCGCCGCCTGCCGCTGGGCACCTTCGTGCACGCCCGCTCCGGCGACAAGGGCGGCGACGCGAACCTCGGGCTGTGGGTCGCGCACGAGGGCCCCGGCCACCCCGAGAAGTACGACGCGCGGGTCACCTGGCTGGCCAAGCTGATCACCCCGAAGAAGATCCGCGAGCTGGTCCCCGAGGCGGCCGACCTCGAGATCGACGTCTACGTGCTGCCGAACCTCGGCGCGGTCAACGTGGTGCTCCGCGGGCTGCTCGGCGCCGGGGTGGCCGCCTCGACCCGCTTCGACCCGCAGGCCAAGGGGCTCGGGGAGTGGGTCCGCTCGCGGATGGTGCACATCCAGGAGGGACTGCTGTGA
- a CDS encoding acyl-CoA dehydrogenase family protein has product MTAERDALRATAAEFVRREVAPHLDGWEDAGSVPRALHAKAARQGLLGVSFPEAVGGEGGDLLDSVALQEAMFEAGASSGLMAALFTGGIALPHLAASGDADLVDRFVRPTLAGATIGALAITEPGGGSDVAGLRTTAVRDGGEYVVNGTKTFITSGVRADFVTTAVRTGGPAGPGGGHAGISLLVVEKGTPGFTVDRALGKMGWHCSDTAELSFVDARVPVANLVGAENSGFYQIAEQFVVERIALAVHAYGIAARSLALTAAYCRDRETFGRPLVANQVVRHKLVEMHRQVEVARTYTREVARRHVLHTRGQGENVVAEACLAKQTACDAATHVCHEAVQLHGGAGYLHGTEVERHYRDARILPIGGGATEVLTDLAARLLGYTP; this is encoded by the coding sequence GTGACCGCCGAGCGCGACGCCCTGCGCGCGACCGCGGCCGAGTTCGTACGCCGGGAGGTGGCACCGCACCTCGACGGCTGGGAGGACGCGGGCTCGGTCCCGCGCGCGCTGCACGCCAAGGCGGCCCGCCAGGGGCTGCTCGGCGTCTCGTTCCCCGAGGCCGTCGGCGGCGAGGGCGGCGACCTGCTGGACTCGGTCGCGCTGCAGGAGGCGATGTTCGAGGCCGGCGCCTCCAGCGGGCTGATGGCGGCGCTGTTCACCGGCGGCATCGCGCTGCCGCACCTCGCGGCCTCCGGCGACGCCGACCTGGTCGACCGGTTCGTCCGCCCGACCCTGGCCGGGGCGACGATCGGCGCGCTCGCGATCACCGAGCCCGGCGGCGGCTCCGACGTCGCGGGCCTCCGCACGACCGCCGTGCGGGACGGCGGGGAGTACGTGGTCAACGGCACCAAGACGTTCATCACCAGCGGGGTCCGGGCGGACTTCGTGACCACCGCCGTCCGCACCGGCGGGCCGGCCGGCCCCGGGGGTGGCCACGCGGGCATCTCGCTGCTCGTCGTCGAGAAGGGCACGCCGGGCTTCACCGTCGACCGGGCGCTGGGCAAGATGGGCTGGCACTGCTCCGACACCGCCGAGCTGTCCTTCGTCGACGCGCGGGTCCCGGTGGCCAACCTGGTCGGCGCGGAGAACTCCGGCTTCTACCAGATCGCCGAGCAGTTCGTCGTCGAGCGGATCGCGCTGGCGGTGCACGCCTACGGCATCGCGGCCCGCAGCCTGGCGCTGACCGCGGCGTACTGCCGCGACCGCGAGACCTTCGGCAGGCCGCTGGTCGCCAACCAGGTGGTCCGGCACAAGCTCGTCGAGATGCACCGGCAGGTCGAGGTCGCCCGCACGTACACCCGCGAGGTGGCCCGGCGCCACGTCCTGCACACCCGGGGGCAGGGCGAGAACGTCGTCGCCGAGGCCTGCCTGGCCAAGCAGACCGCCTGCGACGCCGCCACCCACGTCTGTCACGAGGCGGTCCAGCTGCACGGCGGGGCCGGCTACCTGCACGGGACCGAGGTGGAGCGGCACTACCGCGACGCCCGGATCCTGCCGATCGGAGGAGGAGCGACCGAGGTGCTGACCGATCTGGCCGCACGGCTGTTGGGCTACACACCGTGA